AGGGACCCTTTTTATTTATCACTCTAAAATTAAGAAAGACAAACTAAAACTTCGAACTTAAAACTGCAGGCTCATTTGGATATAATTTCCtcaacatgtctgttatcatttgctaacagtcagcatattactTATTAGAAATAACTAATACTACATGTATATACAGTACCATCCCCTCAAAAAGCAAGCAAATCAACCAACAAATTAATAAAGCAGACATGCTTAGTTGAACTACATTACATACCTTTTATGGCTTAAAATCAACATTGTGTATATATAAATGAAAAGAAGGGCAAAGgatggcaacaacaaaaaataaactaCACATTGACAAGAATGttataaaaaaaaccccacccaaTTACATCTACCATTCTGCACCCATATTCTGTCAATCACACATCCTTTCTTGTCTAGagcttaaaaaaaagaaaacagaagaaGTCACCGCACACTCGATCACTACAAGAGTGAAATTttctagtttaaaaaaaatcttttagtACCTAACAAGATGCTGAATCATGTTGTCCTTTTTCCTCAGCTCTTCGCGGAAGGCTCTAATCTGCTCCTGCATCTGCAAAACATTTCAGATCAATCGTGAAGAAAAACGTGTCACTCTGGTAATTTTTAAAACACAAATGTTCAAGAAATGAACAGGACAaaaattttcttttaaaatcagTAAGATTTCTGAGATGCAGATGCATTTAAACAAGTGGCAGATTTCTGTCTTAATCCGTTAATGTGACAAATAACATGTCAGTGTGGTCGAAATCATGAAATCTGTTGCTCAGATGATGAAAAATTCTAATGGAGATCTACAAAGTGCTAACATGTGTATGAACATCAGTCTATCTTGTCTGCCTATGGTCCTAAGGAAAACAAAAGCTGATGTTCCAGTTTTGGTTTCACTGTCAGAACATATAATGCATTTCAGGTCTCTGAATCAGATTGCTCTGGTTAAGACTATTATCATCTGTCACAAGTACATGTGTTTAGTTTCACTGCAGATGTTATTTTTTACAGGACTTTCTTCTTCTGTCAACATACATAGCAACTTAAAAGTCTGTGGGTAGAACTTTTAATCATGTGTTGGCTgcctagctttaaaaaaaaaaagacgagtTTAAGCATGTCACACATCACAACAACTCAACAAAATTCAGTATATTTGGTCAGTGAAATACGATCAAATTAATGGCTTCTTTACCTCAGCAACTGCTCGTCGTGTGACACTGCCATTGCCTCCGTTCTCATATTGCGGTTCATTATATTTGAGGATGCCTTGTCGCGGCGTGTTGCCTCGTCTGAAACCTGCCAATTCCTCTTCCAGTGATCGGATTCGCCGGGCACTTGCTGTTTCGTTCAGCTGTGGCAGAGAACCTGTCTCCAAAGGTCGGATATAACTCATGATGTCTGGATGCCACTCGCCCTTGTGCACCTAACAACTCAGAAGCGACCTTTTCTCACAGAAAGTGAGGATTTGGCACCGTCTCTAATGACAGGGACAGTGTGTATACGACCAAAATATTCCTCCCAAGCGCGCTACAAGCGCAACATAGCAACAATGTCAACAAGCTGTATCTGTGCAGAAACATTAGCTCCCCGCCTGCGTTAGCCGTCGTTTGAGATCGCTATTCTACAGCAACAGGATCGGGCACTATTTTTAGGAACGCAAGGCGAGGAAGGAGTGGAACGTGAAAAATTGCTGCAAAATGCGAGATTTAGCGAGATTCGAATGACCGTGACCGGAAGGTCGTTCTTTCGCGTGGAGTGACGAAAACAGACGGGACAGAAGTCGGATAAAAAAGGGGTACCGAGGGAAAACTGCTATTTACAATCATGTATTACAAATTCAACAGTATGATCAACCGGATAATGCCGTCCACGCAGTCACAAGCGTATGCCCCCCAGGTGTGTATCTACtcatgttcattttcattcacAGATGAACCAGCGGACGGATAAACTTGATCATTTCAATGACAATATTTGAAAATTACACAACTTATTCTTGTCTTTAGGATGGACATAATCTGTAACGCGGTCGGGATCCTTCTTCAATCCATTATCAAGGAATTATTGTGTTAGGGTAgcactgttcttcttcttcatcttcttctgcgtATTGAGGGGATCCCTATGCACTATAGAGGGCAATTATCCTCACTGCCGGGTTGGGCCTAAGCCTAAGATCCGTAGAGACTAGAGACAGAGTGAACGATAAAGTGGATAGTGTACCCATGAAAATAAAGACAGGGGTAGGTTGGTAGGCAAGCTACTGCTTTTCGCAAAACATTGACGATTGACGAACAAAATGGAGCAAGAGCGACTTGTAGACTTGATCATGTTGATGTCGTTGTTGATGTACATACGAGGAACAGGGTAGGTTCAAGGACAGATCCCTAAGGAACACCCGAGGTCACTTGGCCAACTATAGAGGTTTGGCCGTGGACAACAACTTTCTGGGTCTTCCTGGAGAGGAACTCCTTAATCTAGCGGAGAGTCTGACCATGGACGCCATGGAGGATTACCTAATCTTTGAAAATTGACCAGTTATgggctaactctctctctctctctctctctctctctctctctctctcaggctgggtctctccctctctcgtgcACAGACATTCACATCAAGTACACATGTTTCACTTACACACTTGTGAAGAGGAAATTAATATTTAAAAAGTATAATTAGCAACATAATGTGGCACTGGCAGTTatgagatagatagataaataaattTGCAGATGTCTAAGGCCGCGAGGCCTATATCTGATCTTTTGACCAGTACTATTGACTATCCTAACTTTGAGATGGCCTAGTGTAACGATCTTTTGATCGTGCCTTATTGTCTAAACTTTTCTTCCGGTGGCGTATATATTATGGCTGGGAGTAGCTTGCGTGGCCTTCGTGGCAAACACTGGGTGGCTAACCTTAGCACAGTACATGTAGTCTTTGAACACACTGTCAATTCTGTTCTTGAAACTGTTTAATGACGGCGCCTCCACAGTTGACTTGTCCAGGGCATTCCAAGTGTCTACAACTCTGTTTGTGAAGAAGTGCTGTCTCAAGCTGGTTTTACATGCGTTTTTCTTTAACTTGTAACAGTGTCTACACACTGTGCATGAACTTGTACACTTCTATCATATCACCTCTCACTCTTCTGTAACACATACTACTGTAGGTAGTTTCATGACTTTGAGACGCTCCTCATACTCTAGGTCCTTCAAACCCGGCACACACTTTGTTGCTCTACGTAGCACACCCTCAATAAGCTTTTTGTCCTTTTCCAAGCGTGGACTCCAGGCACAGTTTGCGAATTCCAGTTATACCATACCTGTGTACTCAGAagcacacagacccacacacacatgtcgtGACACACCAAAAGACTTGAGGGATTGTGTTAttagtattagtattattaactacatgtaaaaacattttatgTGTATTCCTCCAAAAAAGTTTATGCCTAACAGTAACAGAATTTGCAGCACAAGTGATTGAGTCATTGAAATACTAATCATAAGCAAGGGAGATCACCCTTTaccgtgtgtgtctgtgccacTCACACAATCTACAAACCAACATGGTGTTTGAAAAGAAGCAAGCtttgtattttttattaatAAGATCCTTATTTTGTATTGATGCAGGGTCTCAGGTCTGTGGCGAAGGAACCATCGAGAATCATCTTTGAATCATCAAAGATCCAGCCAGTCCACGAACCAGAGGTTACGATGACTCGGGCCTCCAGCACCGGTGCTGCCAAGGGTCCCAGTGCAACCGCACTGAATGAAGCTTTGGGTGTGGTGCCAAATAATGCTCGCTACCAGAAAATCATGCAGATGCAGAACTTCTTTTTGGTGGGTGCATTTGTAGGCAATGTTTGCTTTACACTTCCTGAAGGAGGTTGTGGTAGGGTGTCCGACCAATTTTGGGTAGCCAGCCAACATTTTCAGAATAGTACAGTTTTAGGAAAAG
This Littorina saxatilis isolate snail1 linkage group LG17, US_GU_Lsax_2.0, whole genome shotgun sequence DNA region includes the following protein-coding sequences:
- the LOC138952635 gene encoding cytochrome c oxidase subunit 7A2-like, mitochondrial; this translates as MYYKFNSMINRIMPSTQSQAYAPQGLRSVAKEPSRIIFESSKIQPVHEPEVTMTRASSTGAAKGPSATALNEALGVVPNNARYQKIMQMQNFFLKEDGRLVWQKFGHDRALFYTTVALCFVGSALLGAQLLKMAFPRTNQD